The Punica granatum isolate Tunisia-2019 chromosome 4, ASM765513v2, whole genome shotgun sequence sequence GTAAGCAAACATTGGATAAGtattattaattcttttcattGTTTACCACCCAATTAAAATGCTTGAAAGATAAAAACATTGACTCCATAATGAGCACACAAATTTTCACTTATTGGATAAATAATACGCAACTAATATTTTTCACTTGTTGAGAAGAGAATAACCTCAATGCTCGATCACTTAAAATTGAGAGAGTAATATCAcccataattttatttatgaaaaaaaaattcaaccaaTATTTTTCTAGTGCATACGTGCAATACTCGGACCCGTCATCACAAGAAAGATCAAGGCTTCCGGCCGACACACACAATCATATAAACAAATACCAATAGCTGAATTTTCCATAAGGGAAGCTGCCATTAGAACTTTCCCTACAAGAACCTGCCCTCAAGATATCTGTCTTCCCCATACCAAATTCATCCACCCAGAACAGTACCTCAATGCGAAACCATAGCATGGCCATACCGGCGATtaacgaagaagaagaagaacaaaggagCAGCCTGTATGCCTGGCAACTGGCAAGCTCGTCTGTTCTTCCGATGGTCCTGAAAGCAGCTGTGGAGCTCGGGGTGCTCGAGGTTATAGCCGCAGCAGGCCCCGGCAGTATGCTCTCCGCTTCTCAGATCTCGTCCGAGCTCAAGAGCACAAACCCGAGAGCAGCTTATGTTCTCGATCAGATGTTGTGCCTCCTTGCAGCTCACTCTGTCCTCACTTGCTCCGTTTCTCCCTCCGAGTGCAGTACCCGTGCTGGACAGAGCCAGACCTCTGAGAGGCTATATGGGTTATCCCCCGTGTCCAAGTGCTTCATCAGGGACCAGGAAGGGGGATCACTGTCTCCTTTGTTACACTTGATTCAGGACAGGACCATGTTAGATATGTGGTactctctctttccctcttAAGATTCTTGAGATTTTACGAACGAACTTACGACTTTTTGGAGGTCCACGAAGGGTATCCAAAGGAAGAATATGCGGAAAAAAGTCGCAGATTCATAACTTAGCATTCATTGTTCATCTTCATTGCCATACCAAATATGACAGGTTTCATTTGAAAGATGCGGTTCTGCAAGGCGGACTGCCCTTCGAAAGGGCATCTGGGACAAGTGCGGCATCGTACATGGGAAGGGATCCGAGGCTGTCCGAGATTTTTAGGGGCTCGATGAAGGACTTCAACAAGTTGTTTGTGATAAAGATGGTGGAAACCTACAACGGGTTTGAAGGCCTAAGCACTTTGGTAGATGTAGGAGGTGGAGATGGTTCCATCCTCAACACGATCATCTCCAAGTACCCTTCCATTAAGGGCATCAACTTTGACTTGACTTCAACCATAGAGAGGTCACCCACTTATCAAGGTCAGTTTTCTGGGGGTTTTAACAGATGGTCTCCAGCTCAATATCACAATTTCTTATCGGCATTGATCTAAGTTGAGAATTTTATCGACAGGGATCGAGAATGTTGCTGGAGATATGTTTCAGAGCATTCCGAAAGGTGATGCCATCTTCATGAAGGTTAGGACTATAAACTATATCGGGCGCACTCTTTTACTGTATTGCAGATGTGAAGAGAGTCCCTGATGTTAATTTGTTTGTCAATGGGGTGAAGTGGATGCTCCATAACTGGAGCGACGAAGACTGTGTGAAGATACTCAAGAACTGCTACGTCGCCCTGCCCGTGAATGGGAAAGTGATTGTGGTTGAACTGGTAATTCCAGAAGTGCCGGATCCTGGCTCCGCTTCTCGGAGCCTGTTCCAGATGCATATGTTCATGATGAACCTGAATCCGGGGGGAAAGGAGAGGACGGAGAAAGAGTTTGACATACTGGCAAAGGAAGCTGGGTTTTCAGGGGTTCGAGTCGTTTCTTGTGCTTACGACTTTTCATTCGTTGAGATCTACAAAGACGAGAAATCATGTTAAATGATGGCTTGTCCCTGTATCGGCAAGAATCAGAGTGACATTCCTGTTCTTTATCAAAGTCTTCCTTCCTCCTACTTCCCCATCCGTTGAACAGGTAGGCAAGATCAAAATTTCAAGCTCCGTACCTCAGCCTTGAAATTCATGAGATTTACAGAGGCTCGATGGTACTCCTTGATGATAGACAAAGCAATTGCTCTGTAGCAATTCTGCTTCTCCATGTATCTTCACTTCATACTCGAACcgcaaaataaaatatatattgagaaATGCAATATGATTAGTCTTGCCCGATTACATCGAAGCAAGGATTTGAGAAGTCCCCAACAAACATTGTACTCTCAACGGCCCATCTGCTGAGAAGCTAGAGAACGCTTATACTAGGATAAGTTTCAAATACCTATTCTCGCTCTATCTGAATGGTCACATGGCTGATGTTATACTCTCTCCTAATGTAATCCACGACCTTGTCCAGCACCATGTCAGCATTCGCATCGCGCTTTATCTTAACGTGACAGGCCAGCAGCACCTTCCCAACAGTAATTGCCCATATGTGCAACTCATGGACAGCAACAACCTCGTCCATCTGGCACAATCCCTCCTCAAGTCTCGTCGCATCAATCTCTCTAGGTGTGCTCTCCATTAACACCTCGAGGATGCTCCGGATCATCTTTATTGTCGTGCCCAGGACAATAACCGAGAACACAAGTGTGCATATGAGATCGATGATCTTCCACTCAGGCTTCCACCATATGACTGCGCCTCCTATCATCACTCCAATGCTTTGAATGGAGTCTCCAAGCACATGGAGGTACGCTCCCTGAACATTTATGTTGCGTTCTCGCTTAGTTTCTGCAGGACCGGACATCGGGTGGGCCTCAAGGTCGGAGCGAACCTTGAGCAAAGGCTCAGTAATATCAGTCTCCTGAATGTGATGATGATCATCATGTGGTTTGGAATCTTCATCATGGTGATGGTGCTGGTCAGTGACCCGATGATGTGCTGTGTAAGTTAACCCGTGGCTATGTGAATCTCCATGATCACCGTGGGCATGATAATGATCACCACCATGCCCATGCCCATGACCATTACCATGTCCATGCCCATGACCATGATCATGACCATGGTCATGACCCAATAAGAGTGTCATAGCAATATTGACCACCAAACCAAAGGCTGCAACAATGAACATGAGAAAACCATCAACTTTAGTGGTCCCATTGATGAGCCTATCAATGGCTTCATAGACAAGAATGCCTGCAAGAAGCCATATCATCTGAATTGAGACAAGGGCTCCGAGAATCTCGATCCTGAAGAACCCGTAAGACTGGCGTGGTGTTGCCTCCCAGCCTGAGGCCCATATCGAAAACAGTGAGATTGCAAAGGCTGCCACATCAGAGAGCAGATGGGCCGCATCCGTCAAAATTGCAAGACTGTTGGCCTTGATGCCCCCAACAACTTCCACAGTCATGAATATAACGCAGAGGACAACAGCAATAGCGAGCTTCCTCATGGAGGCAGACCGCTCCCTCGCATCCTTGGAGATTGTCTTGGCATCAGAAAATCCACAGGGGGCTTCATCACAAACCTTAGTCCCACCCTGACCAGTTACTGTGGGAGAGACATCTCCACATACTTCGACTATGTGTCCTTGATCAGAGTCTCTAGTCATCTTcaccgggggggggggggggggaaccAAGCAAGTCAATTCAATATACAGCAGACGGGGAACTTCAGGATAGTTGTAGACCTATCAAGAAAAACCAACAGTATGGAAAATGTGATATATGCGATTGAAGGGAGCTTTCTGCTACAAATAAGATCTTGACAAGAGAATTCTAGCATGCAACAGGTCTAAAAAGATATTCTTTTAGATCAAGTCACTCACAATGTTCACTGGCGCATGCCCGAGGGGTTTGATGATCCCATTGCAATCAAAAATCAGGATTTATCAGGTGTAGCTTAGATTATTACTCTCAGCAAGTGCTTCGAGAATGAGTGGAACAACAAAACTGACTGGTACAAATATGATTCAGCCTGAACTCATTCATCCAATACAATGTTAAAACTGAAGATATGATTACTCACCCAAAATTTCCATTTCCAAAATTAACAGCAGAGCAGAAATTTACAGAATCCAACTGCAACTTCATACTCTAGAAAGGACCATTCGTAATTTCATCTTAAATATCCGGCGTTTGTTTTGATTAACCACCCTGCAAGAACTACAACCCTCATTCGCATTTATTAATCCAGATTTCAAGGACGAAGGAATACAATTATCTGCCTCAATTAGTTAAACTTTCTCAAGATGATATTTTCATGGAAGATACATTAAGAAAACATGACATTCGTCATAGGTGGATTCTCATACTTCTGACTTCGATCCTAATTCATAATTCTCAAAGGCTTAAAACATATCACAAAGGCAATGTTGTAATTCTTCACCGGAAACTACATTTAGACCTACAAGATGTGGAGATTAACATACTGAAGAAGAGTCACGCACACTCTAGCAACTATTAGTAAAGTAGCAACACAGATATTGCAGCGAGATGAGCAGGTTGGTTCGATAAACTCTAGAATCAACAATATTGGGCAGAAATTATGACTAGACAGTATGCAGAACCAGCTAAAACCCAGCTTAAGATATGTATGAGCTGCAGAGTAGCTGCTAGTACTAAATGCATTTCAGACAAGTCATATGACAAACTCCACAAATTGCATTAAAAAGCTTACATTTATTTGACATTTTTAAAAAGACTAACACCACAGCTGCTCTTTACCTCCTGCCACTTATCGCCGATTGATATATACCAATCAGTGGCCTTTTGGAATTTTTGTCATTAGCTTAATGTTTGAAAAACACATTGCCGTACACATGACTTGTTAAATAAGATTTCAAGACAAATAAATGCCCCCCAAAATATTCAAACCTAATCCCAAGTTGAATGCCAAGCAAAATCAGCAGTCAGTTCCTCCGACCCTAAGAGCATAAAATGCTACCACCGGTGTTCCAACTCGTAAATGAATTGCGATACGACTTCTGCATCAATGGGAGGAAAAGACTAAATTCTTCTGGCTATTTTTTGGTTTAAAGCTTCATGTAAGCTCTAAAATATAATCAAGATGCAAAAGTACGAGAATTATAACAACCCCGTTATCAAATTTCTCCCTAGGAACATCAATAGCGCATCTGACACGATTTTTGTACCTCTACATGATCAGGATCGGTCCCGTTTAAACATAAATCTGCACTTGCAAGAACTGATCCTACAGAAATCCATCACTGCTAGCTTAAGACCATCTAGCAAAGTTCTTCAACCGTTGCTTGCCCATCCTCCCACACAAGTCAACCGTTCGAAACCCATCAAATTATTCCACAAAATTCTGTCAAAACTCCCCCCGGTCTATCAATGAAACCGACAGTGAAGAAGACCTATCGACAATGATCATCAAACTGAAGCACAAGAATGCAAAGTCAATCCACAACAGGGCAAATCTTCCTCCTTAGTAAATCAAGAGAGAACCAAACCACGAATTGATCCCAGAAGTAGTACTTAACTTACAAAACAACTCAACAAACAACCGAAACGACGCATTGGAGATGGTATAGGATAAAAAAGGGTATGCAAGCGCTAACCTTTCTGGGATTTTTCTCGGCAGCTCAGCTCTCAGCTTCAAGCCCAAGATTTGCGTGGTCGACCCAACAAGAAGTCGCTGTCAGCTTCAGGTTCTTTGTGGTCTCCTGTCTGGGCAGAGAAAAGGGATACGCACATACGGCTTAGTCCGGCCAACCGAACAACACCTTCTGAATCATCCCCTTCCTAGTCCTAAATAATCAATTTGCTCCGTTTCTTCTTGCTTGTCCCCTCTCTCCTTTAGTTTATCTCTACCGCCCGCGTCTTTTTCTTCTCTATAAATAAAACATCATATTTTCTCCCAAGGAAAAGTCTACTACTCGGAATGGACTCTGGATTTGTCTGGAGCGGACATGTATGtttgataatatttatttatttattttatcaatgTATCGGCATCAAAATccttttcgattataaaagaaattcaaaaattcaatataaGGGAATAAAATACTAAACAAAAGGCacattaatttcacaaat is a genomic window containing:
- the LOC116203647 gene encoding caffeic acid 3-O-methyltransferase-like: MRNHSMAIPAINEEEEEQRSSLYAWQLASSSVLPMVLKAAVELGVLEVIAAAGPGSMLSASQISSELKSTNPRAAYVLDQMLCLLAAHSVLTCSVSPSECSTRAGQSQTSERLYGLSPVSKCFIRDQEGGSLSPLLHLIQDRTMLDMWFHLKDAVLQGGLPFERASGTSAASYMGRDPRLSEIFRGSMKDFNKLFVIKMVETYNGFEGLSTLVDVGGGDGSILNTIISKYPSIKGINFDLTSTIERSPTYQGIENVAGDMFQSIPKGDAIFMKWMLHNWSDEDCVKILKNCYVALPVNGKVIVVELVIPEVPDPGSASRSLFQMHMFMMNLNPGGKERTEKEFDILAKEAGFSGVRVVSCAYDFSFVEIYKDEKSC
- the LOC116203645 gene encoding metal tolerance protein 1-like isoform X2, yielding MTRDSDQGHIVEVCGDVSPTVTGQGGTKVCDEAPCGFSDAKTISKDARERSASMRKLAIAVVLCVIFMTVEVVGGIKANSLAILTDAAHLLSDVAAFAISLFSIWASGWEATPRQSYGFFRIEILGALVSIQMIWLLAGILVYEAIDRLINGTTKVDGFLMFIVAAFGLVVNIAMTLLLGHDHGHDHGHGHGHGNGHGHGHGGDHYHAHGDHGDSHSHGLTYTAHHRVTDQHHHHDEDSKPHDDHHHIQETDITEPLLKVRSDLEAHPMSGPAETKRERNINVQGAYLHVLGDSIQSIGVMIGGAVIWWKPEWKIIDLICTLVFSVIVLGTTIKMIRSILEVLMESTPREIDATRLEEGLCQMDEVVAVHELHIWAITVGKVLLACHVKIKRDANADMVLDKVVDYIRREYNISHVTIQIERE
- the LOC116203645 gene encoding metal tolerance protein 1-like isoform X1, with the translated sequence MEILVNIVYNYPEVPRLLYIELTCLVPPPPPPVKMTRDSDQGHIVEVCGDVSPTVTGQGGTKVCDEAPCGFSDAKTISKDARERSASMRKLAIAVVLCVIFMTVEVVGGIKANSLAILTDAAHLLSDVAAFAISLFSIWASGWEATPRQSYGFFRIEILGALVSIQMIWLLAGILVYEAIDRLINGTTKVDGFLMFIVAAFGLVVNIAMTLLLGHDHGHDHGHGHGHGNGHGHGHGGDHYHAHGDHGDSHSHGLTYTAHHRVTDQHHHHDEDSKPHDDHHHIQETDITEPLLKVRSDLEAHPMSGPAETKRERNINVQGAYLHVLGDSIQSIGVMIGGAVIWWKPEWKIIDLICTLVFSVIVLGTTIKMIRSILEVLMESTPREIDATRLEEGLCQMDEVVAVHELHIWAITVGKVLLACHVKIKRDANADMVLDKVVDYIRREYNISHVTIQIERE